Genomic window (Streptomyces sp. RerS4):
GCGTTCGGGGGCGCAAGGGCCTCCGCGCTGGGGGCGGAGGCCCTTGCGGCCGGGGCGGCTAGTTGCGGATCAGGAGGGTGAGGGCCGCGACGACCACGCCGAGGGCGAGGACCTGAGCACCGAGGGCGAGGCGATGGTCACGGAGGGGCCGGACCGGCAGGAGGCGGTCGACGGCGATGCGGCCGGGGCCGGAGAGGGTCAGGGCGGCGGCGCCCACGGTCAGCAGGAGTTCGTACTCGATGCCGGTGGGGGCGAAGAAGGAGCCCGCTCCGTGCACGACGATGGCGTTGATCATCGTGCCGACGACAGCCGCGCCGGCGAGCGGCGTCAGCAGGCCGACCGCCAGGCCGAGGCCACCGAGGGTCTCCGTCAGGCCGGCGATGACGGCGAACGCGTCGCCCGCCGGGTAACCGCTGGCCGTGAAGAACTTGCCCGTGCCGCCGAGCCCGCCACCCCCGAACCAGCCGAAGAGCTTCTGGGAGCCGTGGGCGGCCATCGTCAGGCCGAGGACGAGGCGCAGGAGCAGCAGGCCGACGTCGTGCCCGGCGAGGGGTCCGGACCCGCCGGGGGCGGCCGGGGTGGTGGCCGGAGCCTTCGTCGTGGCGGCGGAGGCGCTGGTCATGGGGGGTTCCTTCCGGTCGGCGCGGCCCGAGGGGACTGTTCAAATTCGAACCGCTCGCCCACGACACTAACCACTGATTCAAATTGGAACAACCCCGTGTACGCTGGCCGCATGGCTGATACGAGATGGCTGAACGACCGCGAGATGCGCGCCTGGGCCGGCTTCCTGGCCGCTTCCTCCCTCGTGAACCGCCGTGTCGACCAACAGCTCAAGGACGACTCCGGACTCTCCCACCCGCAGTACGAGATCCTCGTCAGGCTCTCCGCCGCGCCCGACAACGAGCTGCGGATGACCGAGCTCGCCAACGGGCTCGTCAACTCGAAGAGCGGACTGACCTACCAGGTCACGCAGATGGAGAAGGCGGGCCTGGTCCGGCGCCGCAGTTGCCCCTCCGACGTACGCGGGGTCTTCGCCGTCCTCACCGACGCCGGCCGCGCCCGACTGGAGGAGGCCGCACCGGGCCACGTGGCGGTCGTCCGGCAGATCCTCATCGACATCCTCACCCCGGAACAGCTCGACACTCTCGCCGACGGCCTCGGCGAGGTCAGCCGTCGACTGCGGGATCAGAACGCCTGACGGGGTAGAACGTCCTTCATGGACGGAAAAGTCTGGTTGATCATCCTCGCGGTCGTCGCCCTCGGGGCGGCGGTCGCGGCGGCCGTGCTGCTCGTACGGATCCTCCGTGCACGCAAGCTGCTGCTGGACGCGGGGATCCCCCTGCGGGACAAGGCGCTGTTCTGGGTGGCGGTCGTCTACACCGTCTCGCCGGTGGATCTGATCCCGGACCCGGTGTACCTCGACGACATCGGCGTGCTGCTGCTCGCGCTGCGTTCCCTGCAAGCCGCCGCGACGGCGGCCGGGGCGCGCGAAGGCACGCGGTCCGCCGACCGGACCGTCTGAGTGTCTCGCCCCCGGGGACCTGCCGCACCCCGCCGAGGGCGGACAGGCGCGAAGTGGCGGCGACTGAGTTACACGTGCAACGCCCGGCGGGCGTGAGCGGTCCTGGTCCACCAGGTGGAGTTGCCGTCCGAGGTGCAAGAGCATGTAGACGCCGGGCCCGGACGGGGCACACACGCCGTGTTCCCCGTCCGCTCCCGTTCGCCGGCCGGGCGGGAAACACGAGTAACGCGCCGACCGGACCCGTCTCGGCGCAACCCCCGCGTTCTGCCACCCGGGGCGCCCTCCCTCACCTAACGTCGACCCCGAGAAGCCCACCGCCGGCGCACCGGGAGACTGCCGTGAAGATGCTGATCAACACTCCGGACACCGTGGTCGACGACGCCCTGCGCGGGATGGCCGCCGCCCACCCCGACCTGGACGTGGACGTGGAGGCGCGCATCGTCGTCCGGCGGGACGCGCGGGCCGGCGGGCGCGTAGGACTGGTGTCCGGCGGCGGTTCGGGGCACGAGCCGCTGCACGCCGGGTTCGTCGGGTACGGGATGCTGTCGGCCGCGTGTCCCGGCGAGGTGTTCACCTCACCCGTCCCCGACCAGATGCTGCGGGCCGCGATCGCCGTCGACGCCGGCCAGGGGGTGCTGTTCGTCGTCAAGAACTACACCGGCGACGTTCTGAACTTCCGCATGGCGGCCGAACTGGCCGAGGACGACGGGCTACGCGTCGAACAGGTGCTGGTCGATGACGACGTGGCCGTCGCCGACAGCCTCTACACCGCCGGGCGGCGCGGTACCGGCGCCACCCTGTTCGTGGAGAAGATCGCCGGGGCCGCCGCCGAGGAAGGGGCGCCGTTGGAGCGGGTCTCGGCGCTCGCCCGGCAGGTCGTGGCGTCCTCACGGAGCTTCGGCGTCGCGCTCGGGGCCTGCACCACCCCGGCGAAGGGCAGCCCGACGTTCGATCTCCCCGCCGACGAACTGGAGTTGGGGGTCGGCATCCACGGCGAGCCGGGGCGGGAGCGGCGGCCCATGATGACCGCCCGGGAGATCGCGGATGCGGCGGTGGGCGCCGTACTGGACGACCTGGCGCAGACGGGCCCCGGCGACGGTCCGGTACTGGCGCTCGTGAACGGGATGGGGGCGACCCCGCTCCTGGAGCTGTACGGGTTCCACGCGGAAGTTACACGTGTGTTGGCCGCCCGGGGGGTGCCGGTGGCGCGGGCCCTCGTCGGGAACTACGTCACCTCGCTGGACATGGCCGGCTGCTCGGTGAGCCTGTGCCGGGTCGACGACGAACTGCTGCGACTGTGGGACGCCCCCGTGCAGACCGCCGCGCTGCGTTGGGGCCGGTGAGGCGGCCGCCCCCGCCGTAGGGTGAGGCGTAGGACGGCCTGACGGACAGGACAGGGCGGGCAGGGCGGTACGAGGCGAGGAGATCCGGTGCGTGACGCAGACTTCTTCCGAGACTGGATGGACACCACCGCCACTGCGGTGGAGCGGGAGGCGGACCGGCTCACCGAGCTCGACTCCCCCATCGGTGACGCCGACCACGGCAACAACCTGCTGCGCGGGTTCGTGGCCGTACGGGCGGCCCTGGCGGACGCCGAACCGGCCACCCCTCCCGGCAAGGTCCTCCAACTGGCCGGCCGGACGCTGATCTCCACGGTCGGGGGCGCGTCGGGACCGCTCTACGGGACCCTGTTGCGCCGTACGGGCAAGGAGCTCGGCGACGACGCCGAGGTCTCCGACGAGCAGCTGCGCAAGGCCCTGGACGCCGGCGTGGCGGCGGTCGCGCAGTTGGGCGGGGCGGCGCCCGGGGACAAGACGATGCTGGACGCGCTGCTGCCGGGCGTGGCGGCGCTCGCCACGTCCTATCGCGCCGCCGGGGACGCGGCGGACGGCGGGGCGCTGGCGACCGTTCCGATGCTCGCCCGCAAGGGCCGCGCGAGTTACCTCGGGGAGCGCAGCGTCGGCCACCAGGACCCGGGGGCGACGTCGTCGGCGCTGCTGCTGGGGGCGTTGGCGGACGCGGCCGAACGCGCGGACGGGGCGACGGCGTGAGCGCGGCGGACGGGGCGATGAGCGGGGCGACGGGAACATCGGACGCGGTGGTCGGCATCGTCCTGGTGTCGCACAGCGCGGAGGTCGCGCGGTCGGTGGCGGAGCTGGCCAGGGGCCTGGCGGCCGGCGGGGCGGTGGCGCCGGTGGCCCCGGCGGGCGGCGGACCCGACGGCGGGCTGGGCACCAACGCGGCGGAGATCCTCGCGGCCGTGGCGGAGGTGGACCGGGGTGCCGGGGTGGCGTTGCTCGTGGACCTGGGCAGCTCGGTGTTGACGGTGAAGGCCCTGCTGGAGGACGGCGACCTGCCGGCGGGGTGTCGGCTGGTGGACGCGCCGTTCCTGGAGGGGGCGGTGGCGGCGGTGGTCGCGGCGTCGGCGGGCGCCGACCTGGAGGCGGTCGCGGCGGCGGCCGGGGAGGCGTACGCGTACCGCAAGACGTGAGGCGGGAGGGGCGGCAGCCCGGCGCTCGTCGGTCGTCGGTCGCCCATGCCGCGCGGGGCTCCGCCCGCAGGTCCCTCGGGCCCTTCGGGCGCGCGGGACGAAGCACCGGACGCGCCCCGTCCCGCCCCCGTACCGTCAGCCGCGCCCGCGCAGGGTTTCGATCTCGCGGCGTTCCCGCTTCGTCGGCCGGCCCGCGCCCCGGTCGCGGATGCCGACCACACCCGCCTCGACGGCGGTGGGCGGCGGCGGGCTGTTGTCGATGTAGCACTCGGCGGCGACGGGCGGCCCGACCCTCTTGGTCACCGGACGCCGGACCACGACGATCCGTTCCCGGCCCGCGTGGAAGAGCCGTACCTCGTCGCCCGCCCGAACCTGCTGCGCGGGTTTGGCCCGTTCGCCGTTGACCTTCACATGACCGGCGCGGCAGGCGGTGGCCGCCACGGAACGGGTCTTCGTGAGGCGCACCGACCAGATCCACGCGTCCACCCGCGCGGTCCCCGCCTCCATCGCCACCGTCGCGCCGCCCGAGCCCGTACCCGAAGCCTTGTCCGCGCCCGCACCCGTCGTCACGGCCGCCCGCTTCTGCGTATCTGCTTCTGCCATGCCGAAAACCCTATCCATTCGGGGCGGCGGAAGCGGAACGGATTTCGGCAGATGACACAACACCCCTGGCATCTGCTGCGTAGATGCGCCAAAATGAATTGCAAATGCCGGACTAGTGGGCCTACCTTGTCGCACATGCAGTCCTATACCCACGGACGGGCGGCGCGTCTGCCGGGCGTCAGCCCGGATGCAGCACGTCGCCGGGCCGGCGCCGGCCGGGTCGTGACCCCTCGCGACGAAGGCGGCGGTCGCCAGATCGACGGCCGTGACCTGGCCGCTCGCTCCGTGGGGGTGGGCCGGGGCGCCCACACCGAGGCGACCTCCCCGGCATCGTCACGGCCGTCAGGCTCGGCCACGTGCGGGCCACCGCCCGCGTGAAGTCGACCAGCGTGCGCGCCGACGGCACCTGACCCGTCGCACCGCCGCGCAGCCCGCCCGTTACACGTGATACCCACTGCGTCGGGCCACCCCGCCCCCGTCGCACCCCTCCCGCTCGTCCCCACCCGCTCCGCCCGTCACCGGCGCGGGTCACTTCACGCGGTACCGGCGGCCGGCCGCCGACCCGACCGAGGAGCCTCCACCATGTACGTCTCCCTGAACCGCCGCCGCGCGACCGCCGCCGCATTCACCGCCGCCCTGCTCATCCCGCTGTCGGCCTGCGGCGACGGCAAGACGGACCGGGCGGCCGCCTCCCCCTCCGCCGCGAACTCCGCCTCCGCCTCCTCCCCCGCCCAAGCCAAGGCCAAGGCCGCCAACCTCACCGTCCTGGCCGCGTCCTCCCTCACCGACGTGTTCAAGACCGCCGGCGCCGCGTACGAGAAGGCCCACCCCGGCACCAAGGTCACCTTCTCCTTCGCCGGTTCGCAGGAACTCGCCGCCCAGGTCAAGCAGGGCGCCCCGGCCGACGCACTCGTCACCGCCGACACCAAGACCATGGACGGCCTGAAGGCCGAGACCAACGCCGCGACCGTCATCGCGAAGAACCGCCTCGTCATCGCCGCCGGCAAGGCCAACCCGTTCAAGATCGACGAGCTGAAGGACCTCGCCGACTCGAAGATCAAGCTAGTCCTCGCGGCGCCCGAGGTCCCCGTCGGCCGCTACAGCAAGCAGATCCTCGACGCGCAGAAGATCGAGGTGAAGCCGGTGTCGCAGGAGCCCAACGTCCGCGCCGTCCTCTCCAAGGTCGAGCTCGGCGAGGCCGACGCCGGTCTCGTCTACAAGACCGACTCCGCCAAGTCCGGCGACAAGGTCGTCACGGTCGACATCCCCGACGACCAGAACGCCGTCGCCTCCTACCCGGCCGCCACGCTCAAGCAGTCCAAGAACGCCGAGGCCGCCGCCGCGTTCGTGGCGTGGCTGAACGGGCCCGAGGCCCAGAAGGTCCTCCAGGACGCCGGTTTCCAGAAGGCGTGACGCGGCGCGCCGCTCGGCGCGGAAGGGGACTGCCCGATCCGGGGGGACGGGCAGTCTCCTCCGCGTATCGCGGCATACGGTCCCCCGTGCCTGTACGCCGCCCCCGTACGCCGCTCCCCCCGCCCGGGGCACCCCGTACCCTCCGATCCCAAGACCACGACCACGCCCACGCCCACGGCCACACCCACCGCATCGACCGACCGCCCCCGGCCAGGAACACTCATGAGCAGACCCCGCACCCGCACCCGGCCCCCCGTGACACTGGCGCTGCCCGCGCTGCTCGCCGTCGCGTTCCTGCTGTTGCCCCTCGTCGGCATCCTCACCCGCACCCAATGGGGCGAGCTGGGCGATCACCTGTCCAGCCCCGGCGTGGTCGAGGCGTTGAAGCTTTCGCTGCTGGTGTCCCTCTGGGCGCTGGGCCTCTCGCTGCTCCTCGGGGTACCGCTCGCCTGGCTGCTTGCACGTGTTGCCTTCAAGGGGAAGGCCTTCGTCCGTTCGCTGGTCCTGCTGCCGATGGTGCTGCCGCCGACCGTGGGTGGTGTCGCGTTGCTGTTGGGGTTCGGGCGGCGCGGGCTGCTCGGCCCCTGGCTGGAGGACACCTTCGGCGTCACCCTGCCCTTCCACACCTCGGGGGCGGTCCTCGCGGCCACGTTCGTGGCGATGCCCTTCCTCGTCATCAGCCTGGAGGGGGCACTCGGCGGCCTCAAGCCGAGCTACGAGGAGACCGCAGCCTCCCTCGGGGCCTCGCCGGTCCGGGTGTTCTTCACGGTGACGCTGCCCATGGTGGCCCCCGGCCTGATCGCCGGCGCGGCCCTGACCTGGGCCCGCGCGTTGGGCGAGTTCGGTGCGACCATCACCTTCGCCGGGAACCTGCCCGGCACCACCCAGACCCTGCCGCTCCAGGTCTACCTGCTGCTCCAGGACCGGCCGGAGGCCGCCACCTCGGTCTCCCTGCTGCTGCTCGCCATCGCGATGGGCGTCCTGATCGCCCTGCGCGGCCGCTGGACGGGCACCCCCCTGGACCGCAGGACGCTCGTGGCCCACGCGGTGGCCGACGAGCCGAGCGCAGCCGCCCCCGACCTCGCTCCGGAGCCGCAGGACGCCGCGCCCCACGACGGCGGCCGCTGGTCCCTGCACGCGGACGTGACCGGCTTCAACGAGCTGACCCTCACCGCCGAACCGGGCACCACCATCGCCGTGGTGGGCGAGAACGGCGCCGGCAAGACCACCCTCCTGCGGGCCCTGCTCGGCCTGACCCCGCGCGCCCACGCCGTGCTGCGGCTCGGCGACACCGAGGTCACCTCCCTGCCCCCGCACAAGCGGCAGGTGGCCTGGGTCCCGCAGGACGGGGCGCTGTTCCCGCACCTGACCGCCCTCGCGAACACCGCGTACGGGCTGCGGGCCCGGGGGGTCCCGCGCGCCGACGCCCGTCGTGAGGCGCGGGCTTGGCTGGACCGGCTCGGGGTGGGGCACCTCGCCGGGCGCAAGCCGGGCCAGTTGTCCGGCGGGCAGGCGCAGCGGGTGGCGCTGGCCCGTGCGCTGGCGGCCCGACCCCGCCTGCTGCTGCTCGACGAGCCGTTGGCCGCCCTCGACCAGACGACCCGGGCGCGGGTGCGGCACACGCTGCGGACGCATCTCGCGGACTTCGGCGGGGTGTGCCTGATCGTCACGCACGATCCGGTGGAAGCGGTGTCGTTGGCCGACAGGGTCCTCGTCCTGGCGGACGGGCGGACCCTGCAGGACGCCCCGCCGGGGGAGGTCACGCGGCACCCGCGTTCGCCGTGGGTGGCCCGGATGCTCGGGCGCAACGCCTGGTCGGGGACGGCCTCCGCCGAGGGCCTCGCGCTGCGGGGCGGGGGGCGGCTCGTGGTGGCCGAGGCGCTGCCCGAGGGAGCGCCGGCGCTGGCGATCATCGCCCCGGAGGCGGTGTCGGTGCACCGGGAGAAGCCGGGCGGCAGTCCTCGTAACGTCTGGCCCGGAACCGTACGGGAGATCACGGCGGTCGGCAGCCGGTTGCGCGTGTTGATCGCCTCGTCCGAGGCGCCGGACCTGGTCGCGGAGATCACCCCTCAGGCCGCCGCCGAACTCGGCGTGGCGGAGGGCGCGTCGGTGTGGACGAGCGTGAAGGCCACCGAGGTCACGTTGGTCCGGTTGTAGCGAGGGGGTGGGTGGTGGGTGGGTAACTCGTGTTACCCGCCCCCGGTCCGCCCGCTCGCCGCCCCCTGCCCCCGCTACGGGACGATGAACTCGCACCACACGCGCTTCCCGCCGCCCCGGGGTTCCACGCCCCAGGCGTCCGCGAGGGTGTCCACCAGCATCAGGCCCCGGCCGGAGACCGCCCAGTCCCCCGCCTCCCTGCGGCGTGGCAGGGCGCTGCTGGTGTCCTCGACCTCGACCCGGATCCGGCCGGCGGCGGTCAGTCGCATGCCGACGTGGCCGCCGCCCTCGGTGTGCACGAGTGCGTTGGTCATCAGCTCGTCGGCGGCCAGCTCGATCTCGTCCGCCCGCTCCCCCGCGCCCCACGCCGCGGCGGCCGCCCGGATCAGGTGGCGGGCCAGCGCCGGGCCCTCGGGGTCGCCGGGGCTCAGACGTTGGCGCAGCGGGCCTCCGCCGCGCGGGGCCGGGGTGCCGCGCCGACGCAACACGAGCAACGCCATGTCGTCCCCGCCACCTGCGTCCCCGACGAGGTCGCACAGCACGTCGGCGAGCTCCTCGACCTCGGCAGGCCCCTCCCGGACGGCGTCCAGGAGCTCCCGCATCCCCGCCTCGGGCTCACCGCCGGGCCGTTCGACGAGGCCGTCGGTGCACAGGATCAACGTGTCCCCCGGGTGCAGTTCGAGGGTGGAGACGGGGTAGCCGGCTCCGACCTCCGGCGCCCCCTCGGCCGTTCCCGCACCGCCCTGCGCCTCCCGCGCGGGCAGCCCCAGCGGCAGCCCGCCCGCGATCCGGACGCGGTGGCAGCTGCCGTCCCCGCGCCGTACGACGGGGTCGAGGTGGCCGGCGCGGACGAGGAGCAGCGTGCCGGTGGTGAGGTCCAGTTCGGCGTAGGTGCAGGTGGCGAACCGTTCCGTGGCCAAGTCCCGCAGGAAGACATTGGCACGTGCCATCGCCGTACCGGGCGTGTGGCCTTCGAGGATGTACGCGCGGAGCACGATCCGCAGCTGACCCATGACGGCGGCCGCGTCCGTGTCGTGTCCCTCGACGTCGCCGATCATGACGCCGACCCGGCCCTCGCCCAGTGGTATCACGTCATACCAGTCGCCGCCGATGTCCCGGCCCATGCGCGCGGCCCGGTACCGTACGGCGATCAACGCGCCCGGCACCTGCGGGATCCGGCGGGGCAGCAGGGCCCGCTGGAGGCCCTCGGCGAGGTCGTGTTCCTGTTCGAAGAGCATCGCCCGCTGGAGGCTCTGCGCGATGCCGCTGCCGAGGGCGACGAGGACGTTGCGCTCCTCGTCGGTGAAGTCTCCGTCGCGCGTGTAGAGCAGTCCGATCGCGCCGATGGGCTTGCCCTGGGCGATCAGCGGCAGGTAGACCCCGCTGCGTACGGACAGCGGCTCGATGTAGGGCCACAGCTGCGGGTAGCGGCGTTGGAATTCCTCGCGAGAGGCGATGAGGACCGGCTGCAGGGTGCGGACGGCCTCGCTCATCGGGAAGGGCGCGTCGATGCGCGTGTACTCGATCTCCGGCACGTACGAACCGAGCCGGCCCTCCGCGACCAGGTGGATCCGTGCGCCGTCCACGATGCCGAGCATGACGCTGACGGCGCCGAGGTGTCCGAGGGCGTCCGGGTCCTTGAGGATGTCGGTGACGTCGTGGACGGTGCGGGCGTGGGCGAGGATCGCCGTGGTGCGCTCGACGACGCCGGTCATGCGGCGGCGCCCTTCGTCGCGCTCGCCGGCGGCGCCGGGCTCGCCCGGGTCGTGGTCGGCGTCGCGGAGGATGCCGATGATGCGGTACGCGCGACCGTTCGGCTCGCGCAGGATGTGTCCCTGGACGTGGGTCCAGGCGGTGGAGCCGTCGGGGCGGCGGGTGCGGAAGTAGGCCCCGTAGTGGCTGCGCCCGTCCGTCAGGGCCTGGGAGACGCGCCGGTCGAGGCGTGCCTCGTCGCCGGGCAGGACGCGCTCGCGCAGCCCGGCGGGGGTTCCGTCGAACTCCTCCGGGCGCAGTCCGACGACCTCGGCGGCGGTCGCGTCCAGATGCATGCGTCCGCTGTCGAGGTCCCAGTCGAAGGTGCCCATGCGGTTGAGCGCGAGGCTCAGGTCGGGCCGCGCGGGCCAGTCGACCTCGGGGGTCCGTCCCCGCTGGTCCATGAGGCCAGGGTCTCACCGTTCCCCCGTCGTCGGCACGCGCACGCGCCGGCGGCCGGCCGTCCCGTACGGCGCTCCGTACGCGCTCCGGCCGCCGCTCGGGCCGCCACTCCGACCGCCGCGCCGGCACGTTTCAGCGGCTCGGCCAGGCTCCTGGGCGGCCTCCCGGGGCCTGTGGCGGGGTGGCGTCATGGACCAACAGGGCGATCTGCACGCGGTTGTTGAGGTCGAGTCGGGTCAGGATGCGTGACACGTGTGTCTTCACGGTGGGGAGCGCCAGGTGCAGGGTGCGGGCGATCTCCGCGTTGGACAGGCCGCGCCCCACGGCCAGGGCCACCTCGCGCTCGCGGGCGCCGAGCGAGTCGAGCCGGGCCCGTGCGGCGGCGGCCCGGGAGTCCTGGCCGCCGTCGCCCGCCGCCACCTGCTCGATGAGGCGGCGCGTGACGGCCGGCGACAGCACCGGGTCGCCGGCCGCGACCGTGCGCAGCGCCGCGACGATCTCGCTCGGCGGGGTGTCCTTGAGGAGGAAACCGGCGGCGCCCGCGCGCAGGGCACGTAACACGTGTAGATCGGTGTGGAAGGTGGTCAGCACGAGGACTTCGGGGGCCTCCGGCCGGGCGCGCAGCGCCTCGGTCGCGGTCAGCCCGTCGACACCCGGCATGCGAATGTCCATGAGCACCACGTCGGGACGGTACGCGGCCACGAGCGCGGGCACTTGCGCCCCGTCGGCCGCCTCGGCGACGACGTCGATGTCGTCCGCCCCGCCCAGCATGAGGCGCAGGCCGGCGCGGACGATGGCGTCGTCGTCGACCAGCAGGACGCGGATCACGCGCGCTCCTCTCCGGCGGGGTCCGAAAGGGCCGGACCGGGCCAGGGTAGTCGGGCGTGGACGCGGAAGTCCGCGCCGGCGGGTCCGGCCGTCAGTTCTCCGCCCGCGAGGCGGGCCCGTTCGGCGAGGCCGATCAGTCCGTGGCCGCCGCCCGCGCCCACGCTCGCGGGCGCGGGCGCGGGGGACGACGCGGCCGAACACGTGTTACGTACCTCGACGTCGAGCCCGTGCCCCGGCCCGCCGGTGACGCGGATCCGGGCGGTCGCGCCGGGCGCGTGTTTGCGTACGTTCGTCAGCGCCTCCT
Coding sequences:
- a CDS encoding DoxX family protein, translated to MTSASAATTKAPATTPAAPGGSGPLAGHDVGLLLLRLVLGLTMAAHGSQKLFGWFGGGGLGGTGKFFTASGYPAGDAFAVIAGLTETLGGLGLAVGLLTPLAGAAVVGTMINAIVVHGAGSFFAPTGIEYELLLTVGAAALTLSGPGRIAVDRLLPVRPLRDHRLALGAQVLALGVVVAALTLLIRN
- a CDS encoding MarR family transcriptional regulator; this encodes MADTRWLNDREMRAWAGFLAASSLVNRRVDQQLKDDSGLSHPQYEILVRLSAAPDNELRMTELANGLVNSKSGLTYQVTQMEKAGLVRRRSCPSDVRGVFAVLTDAGRARLEEAAPGHVAVVRQILIDILTPEQLDTLADGLGEVSRRLRDQNA
- a CDS encoding YkvA family protein, which translates into the protein MDGKVWLIILAVVALGAAVAAAVLLVRILRARKLLLDAGIPLRDKALFWVAVVYTVSPVDLIPDPVYLDDIGVLLLALRSLQAAATAAGAREGTRSADRTV
- the dhaK gene encoding dihydroxyacetone kinase subunit DhaK, with the translated sequence MKMLINTPDTVVDDALRGMAAAHPDLDVDVEARIVVRRDARAGGRVGLVSGGGSGHEPLHAGFVGYGMLSAACPGEVFTSPVPDQMLRAAIAVDAGQGVLFVVKNYTGDVLNFRMAAELAEDDGLRVEQVLVDDDVAVADSLYTAGRRGTGATLFVEKIAGAAAEEGAPLERVSALARQVVASSRSFGVALGACTTPAKGSPTFDLPADELELGVGIHGEPGRERRPMMTAREIADAAVGAVLDDLAQTGPGDGPVLALVNGMGATPLLELYGFHAEVTRVLAARGVPVARALVGNYVTSLDMAGCSVSLCRVDDELLRLWDAPVQTAALRWGR
- the dhaL gene encoding dihydroxyacetone kinase subunit DhaL yields the protein MRDADFFRDWMDTTATAVEREADRLTELDSPIGDADHGNNLLRGFVAVRAALADAEPATPPGKVLQLAGRTLISTVGGASGPLYGTLLRRTGKELGDDAEVSDEQLRKALDAGVAAVAQLGGAAPGDKTMLDALLPGVAALATSYRAAGDAADGGALATVPMLARKGRASYLGERSVGHQDPGATSSALLLGALADAAERADGATA
- a CDS encoding PTS fructose transporter subunit IIA; the encoded protein is MSGATGTSDAVVGIVLVSHSAEVARSVAELARGLAAGGAVAPVAPAGGGPDGGLGTNAAEILAAVAEVDRGAGVALLVDLGSSVLTVKALLEDGDLPAGCRLVDAPFLEGAVAAVVAASAGADLEAVAAAAGEAYAYRKT
- a CDS encoding RNA-binding S4 domain-containing protein, which gives rise to MEAGTARVDAWIWSVRLTKTRSVAATACRAGHVKVNGERAKPAQQVRAGDEVRLFHAGRERIVVVRRPVTKRVGPPVAAECYIDNSPPPPTAVEAGVVGIRDRGAGRPTKRERREIETLRGRG
- the modA gene encoding molybdate ABC transporter substrate-binding protein, which codes for MYVSLNRRRATAAAFTAALLIPLSACGDGKTDRAAASPSAANSASASSPAQAKAKAANLTVLAASSLTDVFKTAGAAYEKAHPGTKVTFSFAGSQELAAQVKQGAPADALVTADTKTMDGLKAETNAATVIAKNRLVIAAGKANPFKIDELKDLADSKIKLVLAAPEVPVGRYSKQILDAQKIEVKPVSQEPNVRAVLSKVELGEADAGLVYKTDSAKSGDKVVTVDIPDDQNAVASYPAATLKQSKNAEAAAAFVAWLNGPEAQKVLQDAGFQKA
- a CDS encoding ABC transporter permease; translated protein: MSRPRTRTRPPVTLALPALLAVAFLLLPLVGILTRTQWGELGDHLSSPGVVEALKLSLLVSLWALGLSLLLGVPLAWLLARVAFKGKAFVRSLVLLPMVLPPTVGGVALLLGFGRRGLLGPWLEDTFGVTLPFHTSGAVLAATFVAMPFLVISLEGALGGLKPSYEETAASLGASPVRVFFTVTLPMVAPGLIAGAALTWARALGEFGATITFAGNLPGTTQTLPLQVYLLLQDRPEAATSVSLLLLAIAMGVLIALRGRWTGTPLDRRTLVAHAVADEPSAAAPDLAPEPQDAAPHDGGRWSLHADVTGFNELTLTAEPGTTIAVVGENGAGKTTLLRALLGLTPRAHAVLRLGDTEVTSLPPHKRQVAWVPQDGALFPHLTALANTAYGLRARGVPRADARREARAWLDRLGVGHLAGRKPGQLSGGQAQRVALARALAARPRLLLLDEPLAALDQTTRARVRHTLRTHLADFGGVCLIVTHDPVEAVSLADRVLVLADGRTLQDAPPGEVTRHPRSPWVARMLGRNAWSGTASAEGLALRGGGRLVVAEALPEGAPALAIIAPEAVSVHREKPGGSPRNVWPGTVREITAVGSRLRVLIASSEAPDLVAEITPQAAAELGVAEGASVWTSVKATEVTLVRL
- a CDS encoding SpoIIE family protein phosphatase, with protein sequence MDQRGRTPEVDWPARPDLSLALNRMGTFDWDLDSGRMHLDATAAEVVGLRPEEFDGTPAGLRERVLPGDEARLDRRVSQALTDGRSHYGAYFRTRRPDGSTAWTHVQGHILREPNGRAYRIIGILRDADHDPGEPGAAGERDEGRRRMTGVVERTTAILAHARTVHDVTDILKDPDALGHLGAVSVMLGIVDGARIHLVAEGRLGSYVPEIEYTRIDAPFPMSEAVRTLQPVLIASREEFQRRYPQLWPYIEPLSVRSGVYLPLIAQGKPIGAIGLLYTRDGDFTDEERNVLVALGSGIAQSLQRAMLFEQEHDLAEGLQRALLPRRIPQVPGALIAVRYRAARMGRDIGGDWYDVIPLGEGRVGVMIGDVEGHDTDAAAVMGQLRIVLRAYILEGHTPGTAMARANVFLRDLATERFATCTYAELDLTTGTLLLVRAGHLDPVVRRGDGSCHRVRIAGGLPLGLPAREAQGGAGTAEGAPEVGAGYPVSTLELHPGDTLILCTDGLVERPGGEPEAGMRELLDAVREGPAEVEELADVLCDLVGDAGGGDDMALLVLRRRGTPAPRGGGPLRQRLSPGDPEGPALARHLIRAAAAAWGAGERADEIELAADELMTNALVHTEGGGHVGMRLTAAGRIRVEVEDTSSALPRRREAGDWAVSGRGLMLVDTLADAWGVEPRGGGKRVWCEFIVP
- a CDS encoding response regulator transcription factor — encoded protein: MIRVLLVDDDAIVRAGLRLMLGGADDIDVVAEAADGAQVPALVAAYRPDVVLMDIRMPGVDGLTATEALRARPEAPEVLVLTTFHTDLHVLRALRAGAAGFLLKDTPPSEIVAALRTVAAGDPVLSPAVTRRLIEQVAAGDGGQDSRAAAARARLDSLGAREREVALAVGRGLSNAEIARTLHLALPTVKTHVSRILTRLDLNNRVQIALLVHDATPPQAPGGRPGAWPSR